The following are encoded together in the Halomonas halophila genome:
- the pdxR gene encoding MocR-like pyridoxine biosynthesis transcription factor PdxR, which translates to MEPVVAARADWLGEALGMVLSESSSLPLTRRLYRALRDWVQSGRLASGARLPSSRRLARELGVGRNTVLDALDQLVAEGFLEARPGAGTYVADLPFSHLEAPAQETSDDPSPAAALSARGERLLRLSGAAAGHHEAFPPGVPALDRFPDELWQRLLRRHRRRAPEAWRDYRAEGGVPALREALCDYLRLSRSVRCRPEQVLVVQGAQQGFELIARMLADPGEAVWMEEPGYGGARACFEASGLSLVPAPVDDEGLNPARVPAGHGAPRLIYLTPSHQYPCGVTMSLARRLALLEAAEAHGAWIVEDDYDSEFRYGQRPVAALQGLTEAARVIYVGTLSKVLYPGLRLGYLVLPAPLVEPFRRANARLHREAQYPVQAALGEFIAAGHFSRHVRRMRECYRQRQALLRRALAPAVARGLVLSEGQAGMHLVAWLDDPAHEAALVERGEAAGITLSPLSGFYQQAPGRPGLVLGYAGTRDEEILRAGRWLAEAWLARVDGVDRRN; encoded by the coding sequence ATGGAACCGGTTGTCGCCGCGCGGGCCGACTGGCTCGGCGAGGCGCTGGGCATGGTATTGAGCGAGTCCTCCTCGCTGCCGCTGACGCGCCGCCTGTATCGGGCGCTGCGCGACTGGGTGCAGTCGGGGCGCCTGGCCAGCGGCGCCCGGCTGCCGTCCTCCCGCCGCCTGGCGCGGGAGCTGGGCGTGGGGCGCAACACCGTGCTGGACGCCCTCGACCAGCTGGTCGCCGAGGGCTTCCTGGAGGCCCGACCCGGCGCCGGCACCTACGTGGCCGATCTGCCGTTTTCTCACCTCGAGGCGCCGGCGCAGGAAACGTCGGACGACCCATCGCCGGCGGCGGCGCTGTCGGCACGTGGCGAGCGGCTGCTGCGACTGAGCGGCGCCGCGGCCGGGCATCACGAGGCCTTTCCGCCGGGCGTGCCGGCCCTCGATCGTTTCCCCGACGAGCTCTGGCAGCGCCTGCTCCGGCGCCACCGGCGGCGAGCCCCCGAGGCCTGGCGGGACTATCGCGCCGAGGGCGGCGTGCCGGCGCTGCGCGAGGCGCTGTGCGATTACCTGCGGCTGTCGCGCTCGGTGCGCTGCCGCCCGGAGCAGGTGCTGGTGGTGCAGGGGGCCCAGCAGGGCTTCGAGCTGATCGCGCGGATGCTGGCCGATCCGGGCGAGGCGGTGTGGATGGAGGAGCCCGGCTATGGCGGCGCCCGGGCCTGCTTCGAGGCCTCCGGCCTTTCGCTGGTGCCGGCTCCGGTGGACGACGAGGGCCTCAATCCGGCGCGCGTGCCGGCGGGCCACGGCGCCCCGCGGCTGATCTACCTCACGCCCTCCCACCAGTATCCCTGCGGCGTGACCATGAGCCTTGCGCGGCGACTGGCGCTGCTCGAGGCGGCCGAGGCGCATGGCGCCTGGATCGTGGAGGACGACTACGACAGCGAGTTCCGCTACGGCCAGCGGCCCGTCGCCGCCCTCCAGGGGCTCACCGAGGCGGCGCGGGTGATCTACGTCGGCACCCTCAGCAAGGTGCTCTATCCGGGGCTCCGGCTCGGCTATCTGGTGCTGCCGGCGCCGCTGGTGGAGCCCTTCCGTCGCGCCAACGCGAGGCTGCATCGCGAGGCTCAGTACCCGGTGCAGGCGGCGCTGGGCGAGTTCATCGCCGCCGGGCACTTCTCGCGGCACGTGCGCCGCATGCGCGAGTGCTACCGCCAGCGCCAGGCGCTGCTGCGGCGGGCGCTGGCACCTGCCGTGGCGCGGGGGCTGGTGCTCTCGGAGGGGCAGGCCGGCATGCATCTGGTGGCCTGGCTCGACGACCCCGCCCATGAGGCGGCCCTGGTCGAGCGCGGCGAGGCGGCCGGCATCACTCTGTCGCCGCTGTCCGGTTTCTATCAGCAGGCGCCGGGGCGGCCGGGGCTGGTGCTGGGCTACGCCGGCACCCGCGACGAGGAAATCCTGCGCGCCGGACGCTGGCTGGCCGAGGCCTGGCTGGCGCGGGTCGATGGCGTCGATCGACGGAACTGA
- a CDS encoding TIGR01458 family HAD-type hydrolase: MLKAVLLDISGVLHEDGRALPGAVEAVARLQARELALRFVTNTSRKTSERVHAELRELGFAVAPEQVFTAPAAIRAHLLAHELRPYLLIHPDLEPEFVGLDTADRDAVVLGDAAERLDYRHLDAAFGLLQRGAPLLTVGTNRYFRQGGELHLDAGPFVRALEYAAEIEATVLGKPAAGFFRAVLEDAGVEPHEALMVGDDVECDVAAALELGLEACLVRSGKYRDGDEARAPGAACEDDLAALVARRFPE; the protein is encoded by the coding sequence ATGCTCAAGGCCGTACTGCTCGACATCAGCGGCGTGCTGCACGAGGACGGCCGGGCGCTGCCCGGCGCGGTGGAGGCGGTGGCCCGGCTGCAGGCACGCGAGCTGGCGCTGCGCTTCGTCACCAATACCTCGCGCAAGACCAGCGAGCGGGTCCATGCCGAGCTGCGCGAGCTCGGTTTCGCGGTGGCGCCCGAGCAGGTCTTCACCGCGCCGGCGGCGATCCGGGCCCATCTGCTCGCTCACGAACTGCGGCCCTACCTGCTGATCCATCCCGACCTCGAGCCCGAGTTCGTCGGCCTCGATACCGCCGATCGCGACGCCGTGGTGCTCGGCGATGCCGCCGAGCGCCTCGACTACCGCCATCTGGACGCTGCCTTCGGGCTGCTGCAGCGCGGCGCGCCGCTGCTCACCGTGGGCACCAATCGCTATTTTCGCCAGGGCGGCGAGCTGCACCTGGACGCGGGCCCCTTCGTGCGCGCCCTGGAGTACGCTGCCGAGATCGAGGCGACGGTGCTCGGCAAGCCGGCCGCGGGCTTCTTCCGCGCCGTGCTGGAGGATGCCGGCGTCGAGCCGCATGAGGCGCTGATGGTCGGCGACGACGTCGAGTGCGACGTGGCGGCGGCGCTCGAGCTGGGGCTCGAGGCTTGCCTGGTGCGCAGCGGCAAGTATCGCGACGGCGACGAGGCGCGGGCGCCCGGTGCGGCCTGCGAGGACGACCTGGCGGCGCTGGTGGCGCGCCGGTTTCCCGAGTGA
- a CDS encoding zinc-dependent alcohol dehydrogenase family protein, protein MQVVTLKAPGGLDHLELGEQPAPGEPGPGEIRVRLHASSLNFHDYGVVAGAMPTEDGRIPMSDGAGEVEAVGEGVTEFAVGDAVVSTFFPEWLDGPARHGDFTSVPGDGVDGYAREAVVRPATWFTRQPEGWSHAQSATLTTAGLTAWRALVGDGGLKAGDTVLVLGTGGVSIFALQFARMMGARVIATSSSEAKLEKLREMGAEHVINYREEPEWGRKVKALTGGGGVDHVIEVGGPGTLPQSIEAVRIGGHISLIGVLTGRGGEVPTAKLMAKQARLQGLIVGSRTQQQEMIRAIEANGMVPVIDREFPLGEIADAFRHQEAGRHFGKICLTW, encoded by the coding sequence GAGCCCGGCCCCGGCGAGATCCGCGTGCGCCTGCACGCCAGCTCGCTCAACTTCCACGACTACGGCGTAGTGGCCGGCGCGATGCCCACCGAGGACGGCCGTATCCCGATGTCCGACGGCGCCGGCGAGGTCGAGGCGGTCGGCGAGGGCGTGACCGAGTTCGCCGTCGGCGATGCGGTGGTCTCCACCTTCTTCCCCGAGTGGCTGGACGGCCCGGCGCGCCACGGCGACTTCACCAGCGTGCCGGGCGACGGCGTCGACGGCTATGCCCGCGAGGCGGTGGTGCGGCCGGCGACCTGGTTCACCCGCCAGCCCGAGGGCTGGTCTCACGCCCAGTCGGCGACCCTGACCACCGCCGGGCTGACCGCCTGGCGCGCGCTGGTGGGTGACGGCGGCCTCAAGGCCGGCGATACCGTGCTGGTGCTGGGCACCGGCGGCGTGTCGATCTTCGCCCTGCAGTTCGCCCGCATGATGGGCGCGCGGGTGATCGCCACCTCGTCGTCCGAGGCCAAGCTCGAGAAGCTGCGCGAGATGGGCGCCGAGCACGTCATCAACTACCGCGAGGAGCCCGAGTGGGGCCGCAAGGTGAAGGCGTTGACCGGCGGCGGGGGCGTCGACCATGTGATCGAGGTGGGCGGTCCGGGCACGCTGCCGCAGTCCATCGAGGCGGTGCGCATCGGCGGCCATATCTCGCTGATCGGCGTGCTGACCGGCCGCGGCGGCGAGGTGCCTACGGCCAAGCTGATGGCCAAGCAGGCGCGCCTGCAGGGGCTGATCGTCGGCAGCCGCACCCAGCAGCAGGAGATGATCCGCGCCATCGAGGCCAACGGCATGGTGCCGGTGATCGATCGCGAGTTCCCGCTCGGCGAGATCGCCGACGCCTTCCGCCACCAGGAAGCCGGCCGCCACTTCGGCAAGATCTGCCTGACCTGGTAA
- a CDS encoding FMN-binding negative transcriptional regulator: MPLAQARALIDAHGFATLTDDRLRVSHLPLVLERDEGELGTLYGHFARANPHGHELDGRRVLAVFQGPHGYVSPRWYAAGPAVPTWHYAAVHARGSVECLDDAATLASMDALVARYEPELLDDTTLMSEAYRRRLLAGVVGFRIRLDDLQGTAKLGQHRSREDQAGVLAGLGASDDPLARQLGRYARGYLAQVVGMDDEAPPR, translated from the coding sequence ATGCCCCTGGCGCAGGCCCGGGCGCTGATCGACGCCCACGGCTTCGCCACACTCACCGACGACCGCCTGCGGGTCAGCCATCTGCCCCTGGTGCTCGAGCGCGACGAGGGCGAGCTCGGCACCCTCTACGGCCACTTCGCCCGCGCCAATCCGCACGGGCACGAGCTGGACGGCCGGCGGGTGCTGGCGGTCTTCCAGGGTCCACACGGCTACGTGTCGCCGCGCTGGTACGCCGCCGGGCCGGCGGTGCCGACCTGGCACTACGCGGCCGTGCACGCCCGCGGCAGCGTCGAATGCCTCGACGATGCCGCCACCCTGGCCTCGATGGACGCCCTGGTGGCCCGGTACGAGCCCGAGCTGCTGGACGACACCACGCTGATGAGCGAGGCCTATCGGCGGCGACTGCTCGCCGGCGTGGTCGGTTTCCGGATTCGGCTGGATGACCTGCAGGGGACCGCCAAGCTGGGCCAGCACCGATCCAGGGAGGACCAAGCCGGCGTGCTGGCCGGGCTCGGCGCCAGCGACGATCCGCTGGCCCGGCAGCTGGGGCGCTACGCCCGAGGCTATCTGGCGCAGGTGGTCGGGATGGACGACGAGGCCCCGCCTCGATGA
- a CDS encoding N-acetylmuramoyl-L-alanine amidase → MIDRETRSGRRCGARLLACLSGALLFWSLMALGGEVQDLRLRSEAAHTRVVLDLSTAMPSDVFTLRGPDRLVIDLAEGRLAGELGDVPLAGSPITGIRTGARGDGTRVVLDLSGPVEVESHDLPPAGLQGHRLVLDLAASGPASAPPAPVDPAPSLPTGGGRDIVIAVDAGHGGKDPGAVGPSGTYEKDVVLELARRLARRLNEAPGFRAVLTRDRDVYVGLRRRTTIAREHRVDFFVSIHADAVDRPGPHGSSVYALSTSGASSESARWLANSENRAVIADDEAFIALAEQDMATRSALLDLSMNATLNQSLAAGGRILERLGRINDLHKPRVEQAAFVVLKSPDIPSLLVETGFISNPNEERRLQSGAHQRALVTSIVEGLRAHFQAEPPEGTLLAASSGR, encoded by the coding sequence ATGATCGATCGTGAAACCCGGAGTGGACGCCGATGCGGCGCACGCCTGCTGGCCTGCCTGTCGGGCGCGCTGCTGTTCTGGAGCCTGATGGCGCTCGGCGGCGAGGTGCAGGATCTGCGACTGCGCAGCGAGGCGGCGCATACCCGGGTGGTGCTGGACCTTTCCACGGCGATGCCGAGCGATGTCTTCACGCTGCGCGGGCCGGACCGGTTGGTCATCGACCTGGCCGAGGGTCGTCTGGCCGGCGAGCTGGGGGATGTGCCGCTGGCCGGCAGCCCGATCACCGGCATTCGCACCGGGGCCCGCGGCGACGGCACCCGGGTGGTGCTCGACCTGAGCGGCCCCGTCGAGGTCGAGAGCCATGATCTGCCGCCCGCGGGCCTTCAGGGGCATCGGCTGGTACTGGACCTCGCCGCGTCCGGCCCCGCGTCTGCGCCGCCGGCGCCGGTCGATCCTGCGCCTTCACTGCCGACCGGTGGTGGCCGCGATATCGTGATCGCCGTGGATGCCGGTCATGGCGGCAAGGACCCGGGCGCCGTGGGTCCGAGTGGCACCTACGAGAAGGACGTGGTGCTGGAGCTTGCCCGGCGACTGGCGCGCCGCCTCAACGAGGCGCCGGGCTTTCGCGCGGTGCTGACCCGGGATCGCGACGTCTACGTGGGGCTGCGTCGACGGACGACCATCGCCCGCGAGCATCGCGTCGATTTCTTCGTCTCGATCCACGCCGATGCCGTGGACCGGCCGGGGCCCCACGGCAGCTCGGTCTATGCGCTGTCGACGAGCGGTGCCAGCTCGGAGTCCGCCCGCTGGCTGGCCAACAGCGAGAACCGCGCGGTGATCGCCGACGACGAGGCCTTCATCGCCCTGGCCGAGCAGGACATGGCCACCCGCAGCGCGTTGCTCGACCTCTCCATGAACGCCACCCTCAACCAGTCGCTGGCCGCCGGCGGGCGCATCCTCGAGCGGTTGGGGCGCATCAACGACCTGCATAAGCCGCGGGTCGAGCAGGCCGCCTTCGTGGTGCTGAAGTCGCCCGACATTCCCTCGCTGCTGGTCGAGACCGGGTTCATCTCCAATCCGAACGAGGAACGTCGCCTGCAGAGCGGCGCCCATCAGCGGGCGCTGGTGACATCCATCGTCGAAGGGCTCCGGGCGCACTTCCAGGCCGAGCCGCCGGAGGGCACCCTGCTGGCGGCCAGCAGCGGGCGCTGA
- a CDS encoding Y-family DNA polymerase: MIALVDSNNFYVSCERVFDPGLEGRAVGVLSNNDGCVVARSAELKTLGVAMGMPAHQISPALRRRMTLLSSNYALYGDMSRRVNRILGEFSPEIEAYSIDESFVGLDGHEPDDLEAWGHRVRGRVLRDTGIPTCVGLAPTRVLAKTANRVAKSRPELGGVCRLAADAPETRRVLEALPVHALWGVARRSAERLALQDIHTAWQLRQADPKQIRRTFSVVMERLVWELRGRPAIALDDVTEPRQRIMVSRSFGRLTGEQAELQAAIRQYGARAAEKLRRQGSRACAVLVFVRSDPHRLGERQYRNSQVVALPGPSDDTRELIAAAQRGLAAIFLDGVRYQKCGVMLLDLVDAERHQLSLLQAGHGPERRRGEALMATLDRLNARMGRDTVRFGVPGEHAAWPLRCEHRTARYTTRWNELMRVKVR, from the coding sequence GTGATCGCCCTGGTCGACAGCAACAACTTCTACGTCAGCTGCGAGCGTGTCTTCGATCCCGGCCTCGAAGGCCGGGCGGTGGGCGTGCTCTCCAACAACGACGGCTGCGTGGTGGCGCGCTCGGCGGAGCTTAAGACGCTGGGCGTGGCGATGGGCATGCCGGCCCATCAGATTTCGCCCGCGCTGCGCCGCCGGATGACGCTGCTGTCCAGCAACTACGCTCTCTACGGCGACATGAGCCGGCGCGTGAACCGGATCCTGGGTGAGTTTTCGCCGGAGATCGAGGCCTATTCCATCGACGAGAGCTTCGTCGGCCTCGACGGGCATGAGCCCGACGACCTCGAGGCCTGGGGCCATCGGGTGCGCGGGCGGGTGCTGCGCGATACCGGCATTCCGACCTGCGTGGGGCTGGCGCCGACCCGGGTGCTGGCCAAGACCGCCAATCGCGTCGCCAAGTCGCGCCCCGAGCTGGGCGGCGTCTGCCGGCTGGCGGCCGATGCGCCCGAGACCCGCCGCGTGCTCGAGGCGCTGCCGGTGCACGCGCTGTGGGGCGTGGCGCGGCGCAGCGCCGAGCGGCTGGCGCTGCAGGACATCCACACCGCCTGGCAGCTGCGCCAGGCCGACCCGAAGCAGATCCGCCGCACCTTCTCGGTGGTGATGGAGCGGCTGGTCTGGGAGCTGCGCGGGCGGCCGGCCATCGCCCTGGACGACGTCACCGAGCCGCGCCAGCGGATCATGGTGTCGCGCTCCTTCGGCCGGCTGACCGGCGAGCAAGCCGAGCTGCAGGCGGCGATTCGCCAGTACGGCGCCCGGGCCGCCGAGAAGCTGCGCCGCCAGGGCAGCCGCGCCTGCGCGGTGCTGGTGTTCGTGCGCAGCGACCCGCACCGGCTCGGCGAGCGTCAGTACCGCAACAGCCAGGTGGTGGCACTGCCCGGCCCCAGCGACGACACCCGGGAGCTGATCGCCGCCGCCCAGCGCGGCCTGGCGGCGATCTTCCTCGACGGCGTGCGCTATCAGAAGTGCGGGGTGATGCTGCTCGACCTGGTCGACGCCGAGCGTCATCAGCTCTCGCTGCTGCAGGCCGGCCACGGCCCCGAGCGGCGGCGCGGCGAGGCGCTGATGGCCACCCTCGATCGCCTCAACGCCCGCATGGGCCGCGATACCGTTCGCTTCGGTGTGCCCGGCGAGCACGCCGCCTGGCCGCTGCGCTGCGAGCATCGTACCGCGCGCTACACCACCCGCTGGAACGAGCTGATGAGGGTCAAGGTGCGGTGA
- a CDS encoding LexA family protein has translation MASPILGAAGGRAAAPSSSGAVQPLLGCRVRAGFPSPADDHLDVELDLHAHVVRRPASTYFVRAEGDSMLGDGIHDGDLLVVDRSLEPRPGRVVIIAVDGEPTVKRLARRGDALVLEASNPRYAPIPLAGRECHVWGVVTHVLHALPGAAP, from the coding sequence ATGGCGTCGCCGATTCTCGGCGCCGCGGGCGGGCGAGCCGCGGCGCCGTCCTCTTCGGGGGCCGTCCAGCCGCTGCTGGGATGCCGGGTGCGGGCGGGCTTCCCGAGCCCCGCCGACGATCATCTGGACGTGGAGCTCGACCTTCACGCCCACGTGGTGCGCCGCCCGGCCTCCACCTACTTCGTGCGCGCCGAGGGCGATTCGATGCTCGGCGACGGCATTCATGACGGCGACCTGCTGGTGGTGGACCGCAGCCTCGAGCCGCGGCCCGGGCGGGTAGTGATCATCGCCGTGGACGGCGAACCCACGGTCAAGCGGCTGGCCCGGCGCGGCGACGCCCTGGTGCTGGAGGCCAGCAACCCGCGCTACGCGCCGATTCCGCTGGCCGGCCGCGAGTGCCATGTGTGGGGCGTGGTCACCCACGTGCTGCACGCCCTGCCGGGAGCGGCGCCGTGA
- a CDS encoding MgtC/SapB family protein, protein MEEVTQQFLAGHDTAIRLAVALLLGALIGIERGWVAREQKAGERIAGIRTHALVGLLGGLAALLAEVVTEWAFPLLLVVVAALAGSAYRARLPQSRDYSITGLIGLLLTFCFGAVAVAVDLALAAACAVVTALILDNKREIHGLLNRLQAHELDAGLKLLLITVVMLPLLPDRGLGPGEALNPRELWWMVVMIASISFIGYFAMRLGGAAKGILFTSLFAGLSSSTALTLHFSRLSRQQAALTPLLAAGILIACGTMFPRILLYCLVINPALLPSLVLPVALMTLLLYLPALLLWRRHRQGARIERPERHQNPLELRMALLFGVLLAAIMLLGQWLQAWLGDAGIYLLAAASGVADVDAITLSLTRLSQDAIPPSTAVLGIILAASVNNVIKAGMAAGLGSAALGKRVAPPMLLSLLVGLGVAWWQ, encoded by the coding sequence ATGGAAGAAGTCACGCAGCAGTTCCTCGCCGGGCACGACACCGCCATCCGTCTGGCCGTGGCCCTGCTGCTCGGCGCCCTGATCGGCATCGAGCGCGGCTGGGTGGCACGCGAACAGAAGGCCGGCGAACGCATCGCCGGCATACGAACCCACGCCCTGGTCGGCCTGCTTGGCGGCCTCGCCGCCCTGCTCGCCGAGGTCGTCACCGAATGGGCCTTTCCGCTGCTGCTGGTCGTCGTCGCCGCGCTGGCCGGCAGCGCCTATCGCGCGCGGCTGCCCCAGAGCCGGGACTACAGCATCACCGGCCTGATCGGCCTGCTGCTGACCTTCTGCTTCGGCGCCGTGGCGGTGGCCGTGGACCTGGCGCTGGCCGCGGCCTGCGCGGTGGTCACCGCGCTGATCCTCGACAACAAGCGCGAGATCCACGGCTTGCTCAATCGCCTGCAGGCCCACGAGCTGGACGCGGGCCTGAAGCTGTTGCTGATCACGGTGGTGATGCTGCCGCTGCTGCCCGACCGCGGGCTGGGCCCCGGCGAGGCGCTCAATCCGCGCGAGCTATGGTGGATGGTGGTGATGATCGCCAGCATCTCCTTCATCGGCTACTTCGCCATGCGCCTGGGCGGCGCCGCCAAGGGCATCCTGTTCACCAGCCTGTTCGCCGGGCTCAGCTCCTCCACCGCCCTGACCCTGCACTTCAGCCGCCTGTCGCGCCAGCAGGCCGCGCTCACCCCCTTGCTGGCGGCGGGCATCCTGATCGCATGCGGCACCATGTTCCCGCGCATCCTGCTCTACTGCCTGGTGATCAACCCGGCGCTGCTGCCCAGCCTGGTGCTGCCGGTGGCGCTGATGACCCTGCTGCTCTATCTGCCGGCCCTGCTGCTGTGGCGCCGTCATCGCCAGGGAGCGCGCATCGAGCGCCCCGAGCGCCATCAGAACCCGCTGGAGCTGCGCATGGCGCTGCTGTTCGGCGTGCTGCTGGCGGCGATCATGCTGCTCGGCCAGTGGCTCCAGGCCTGGCTCGGCGACGCCGGCATCTACCTGCTGGCGGCGGCCTCCGGCGTGGCCGACGTGGACGCCATCACCCTGTCGCTGACCCGGCTCTCTCAGGATGCCATCCCGCCCTCGACCGCGGTGCTCGGCATCATCCTGGCCGCCTCGGTCAACAACGTGATCAAGGCCGGCATGGCCGCCGGGCTTGGCAGCGCGGCGCTGGGCAAGCGGGTCGCCCCGCCGATGCTGCTGTCGCTGCTGGTCGGGCTGGGCGTGGCCTGGTGGCAGTGA
- a CDS encoding ABC transporter ATP-binding protein, whose amino-acid sequence MFRFFETLVDPYPEREMGVPPRGLFAFIRFYSRPVAGLLVAMSVVAGLVSAVELVFFHSMGQLVDWLSSAEREGFFAAHGWRLAGLAALVLVGLPLLVLLRSLLTHQGIFGNYPMLGRWLSHRQMLAQSMAFFQDEFAGRVSQKVMQTALAIRETVMKLMDLLVYVVVYFVGAMWLLGSAEPWLVAPLVLWLAGYVALMRIFVPRLRAVSMAQADARARMTGRIVDSYSNIQTIKLFADRRREEAYARDAMEGFMTTVHGQMRLATWLSVSLTALNSLLLASVATLAIGAWYLEMVSLGVIAVAIALVMRIRFMSDWILWEVASLFENIGTVQDGINTIARTPAVQDAPDAGELSVSRGEIRFEALRFGYARPGAALERPVFDGFDLTIAPGEKVGLIGRSGAGKSTLAHLLLRFYDLQGGRILIDDQDIAGVTQESLRRHIGMVTQDTSLLHRSVRDNIRYGCPEADDEAIMRAVRQAHADGFLDDLVDPRGRRGLDAHVGERGVKLSGGQRQRIAIARVLLKNAPLLVLDEATSALDSEVEAAIQEQLYALMAGKTVIAIAHRLSTIAMLDRLVVVDEGRIVEVGSHRELLARDGLYAALWRRQSGGFLGLECDEAEAARAEPTTER is encoded by the coding sequence ATGTTCCGCTTCTTCGAGACCCTGGTCGATCCCTATCCCGAGCGCGAGATGGGCGTGCCGCCGCGCGGGCTGTTCGCCTTCATCCGCTTCTATTCGCGCCCGGTGGCGGGGCTGCTGGTGGCCATGTCGGTGGTCGCGGGGCTGGTCTCGGCGGTGGAGCTGGTGTTCTTCCACAGCATGGGGCAGCTGGTCGACTGGCTCTCCAGCGCCGAGCGCGAGGGCTTCTTCGCCGCCCACGGCTGGCGCCTGGCGGGGCTCGCGGCGCTGGTGCTGGTGGGCCTGCCGCTGCTGGTGTTGCTGCGCTCGCTGCTGACCCACCAGGGCATCTTCGGCAACTACCCGATGCTCGGCCGCTGGCTGTCGCATCGCCAGATGCTGGCCCAGAGCATGGCCTTCTTCCAGGACGAGTTCGCCGGCCGCGTGTCCCAGAAGGTGATGCAGACGGCGCTGGCGATCCGTGAGACGGTCATGAAGCTGATGGACCTGCTGGTCTACGTGGTCGTCTACTTCGTCGGCGCCATGTGGCTGCTGGGCAGCGCCGAGCCCTGGCTGGTGGCGCCGCTGGTGCTGTGGCTGGCCGGCTACGTCGCCCTGATGCGGATCTTCGTGCCGCGGCTGCGCGCGGTGTCCATGGCCCAGGCCGACGCCCGGGCGCGCATGACCGGGCGCATCGTCGACAGCTACAGCAACATCCAGACCATCAAGCTGTTCGCCGACCGCCGCCGCGAGGAGGCCTACGCCCGCGACGCCATGGAGGGCTTCATGACCACGGTGCACGGCCAGATGCGCCTGGCCACCTGGCTGTCGGTGTCGCTGACGGCGCTCAACTCGCTGCTGCTGGCCTCGGTGGCGACGCTGGCCATCGGCGCCTGGTATCTGGAGATGGTGTCGCTCGGCGTGATCGCGGTGGCCATCGCCCTGGTGATGCGCATCCGCTTCATGTCCGACTGGATCCTGTGGGAGGTAGCGAGCCTGTTCGAGAACATCGGCACCGTGCAGGACGGCATCAACACCATCGCCCGCACGCCGGCGGTGCAGGACGCGCCGGACGCGGGCGAGCTTTCCGTGAGCCGCGGTGAGATCCGCTTCGAGGCGCTGCGCTTCGGCTACGCGCGCCCCGGGGCGGCGCTGGAACGGCCGGTATTCGACGGCTTCGACCTGACCATCGCCCCGGGCGAGAAGGTCGGGCTGATCGGCCGCTCCGGCGCCGGCAAGTCGACGCTGGCGCATCTGCTGCTGCGCTTCTACGACCTGCAGGGCGGGCGCATCCTGATCGACGATCAGGACATCGCCGGCGTCACCCAGGAATCGCTGCGCCGCCACATCGGCATGGTCACCCAGGACACCTCGCTGCTGCACCGCTCGGTGCGCGACAACATCCGCTATGGCTGCCCGGAGGCCGACGACGAGGCGATCATGCGCGCGGTGCGCCAGGCCCACGCCGACGGCTTCCTCGACGACCTGGTCGACCCCAGGGGCCGGCGCGGCCTGGACGCCCACGTCGGCGAGCGCGGCGTGAAGCTCTCCGGCGGCCAGCGCCAGCGCATCGCCATCGCTCGGGTGCTGCTCAAGAACGCACCGCTGCTGGTGCTCGACGAGGCCACCTCGGCGCTGGACTCCGAGGTCGAGGCCGCCATCCAGGAGCAGCTCTATGCGCTGATGGCGGGCAAGACGGTGATCGCCATCGCCCACCGGCTGTCGACCATCGCCATGCTCGACCGGCTGGTGGTGGTCGACGAGGGGCGCATCGTCGAGGTCGGCAGCCACCGCGAGCTGCTGGCCCGCGACGGCCTCTACGCGGCGCTATGGCGGCGCCAGTCCGGCGGCTTCCTGGGGCTCGAGTGCGACGAGGCAGAGGCCGCTCGCGCCGAACCCACCACGGAGCGCTGA
- a CDS encoding aminoacyl-tRNA deacylase, translating into MPMERVRRFLDENGVKYVIQQHSTAYTAQEVAEAAHVPGRHFAKSVMVEIDGRLALAVLPATDRVDLQRFAQAVGASRVELAREADFQDRFPDCEPGAMPPFGNLFDLEVFVSPHLAEADLIAFSAGSHHEVMQLAFGVFEDLVKPAEVAM; encoded by the coding sequence ATGCCCATGGAGCGCGTCAGACGCTTTCTCGACGAGAACGGCGTCAAATATGTCATCCAGCAGCATTCGACGGCCTACACCGCCCAGGAAGTCGCCGAGGCGGCCCACGTGCCCGGCCGCCACTTCGCCAAGAGCGTGATGGTCGAGATCGACGGCCGGCTGGCGCTGGCGGTGCTGCCGGCCACCGACCGCGTCGACCTGCAGCGCTTCGCCCAGGCCGTCGGTGCCAGCCGCGTCGAGCTGGCCAGGGAAGCGGATTTCCAGGACCGTTTTCCCGACTGCGAGCCGGGGGCGATGCCGCCCTTCGGCAACCTCTTCGACCTGGAGGTGTTCGTTTCGCCGCACCTGGCCGAGGCCGACCTGATCGCCTTCAGCGCCGGCAGCCACCACGAGGTGATGCAGCTGGCCTTCGGCGTGTTCGAGGACCTGGTGAAGCCGGCCGAGGTGGCGATGTAG